The following are from one region of the Chanos chanos chromosome 10, fChaCha1.1, whole genome shotgun sequence genome:
- the lmln gene encoding leishmanolysin-like peptidase, which yields MMATGLSCCCKPLGSLSRICLFSLLLLCVQCHTCKHQVPLPSEIIHKVYLKPERLTKRSTDQQLNIKLIYDSSLDALDEDKSSLVKDKLFPQAIDYLQKAFQVRMKAGPVLLSRQCATNQYLRKKDDPHRYCQGACAEITRCGPVIVPEHHLQQCRVCSETGKSCGPVGPPDGEGIEDTDFVLYVSGVTTERCGQENIVAYAAYCQLESKLDRPIAGYANLCPNMISTQPQEFEGMLSTVKHEIIHALGFSAGLFAFYHDDNGKPLTPRFASGLPAFNESLGLYQWSDKVIRRAARLWDIRGGQMIRHDVSLLVTPRVVEEARRHFSCPILEGMELENQGGVGTELNHWEKRLLENEAMTGSHTQNRVFSRITLAIMEDTGWYRANYTMAEKLEWGKGLGCDFVMKSCKFWIDQQRQSRPTLTPYCDSVRTTPLQLTCRQDQLAVAVCNLQKYPQALPLEYQYFDNIPGIPAEDLPAYGGAVEIADFCPFSQEFSWHLSGEYQRSSYCRVQENQPDSERNYGAEQYGPQSVCLYQRSAFVMEQCTRRMTYPDWGSGCYRVSCSAQGLVVWVLDQSFLCVRTGQLLSVNVRLNQWVYSGVLVCPSCSDFCTGCPLPHQLPPVNTTKSTRIDPCSSSSGLVVTLWCLLCNLIPVLVGFLLCVRN from the exons ATGATGGCGACAGGGTTAAGCTGCTGCTGCAAACCCCTTGGATCACTTAGCCGGATTTGTCTATTTTCTCTTCTACTTCTCTGTGTACAGTGTCACACATGTAAACATCAAGTGCCCTTGCCATCCGAG ATCATCCACAAAGTGTACCTGAAGCCAGAAAGATTAACAAAACGAAGCACTGACCAGCAGCTAAACATTAAACTTATTTATGACTCCAGCTTGGATGC GTTAGATGAGGATAAAAGCAGTCTTGTGAAG GACAAGCTCTTCCCACAAGCCATCGACTATCTCCAGAAGGCATTTCAAGTCCGTATGAAAGCAGGCCCTGTGTTACTAAGCAG ACAGTGTGCGACAAACCAGTACCTGAGGAAGAAAGATGACCCTCATCGATATTGTCAAGGAGCTTGTGCTGAAATCACGAGATGTGGACCAGTTATTGTGCCTGAGCACCATCTGCAG CAATGCAGAGTATGCAGCGAGACAGGGAAGTCATGCGGCCCGGTGGGACCCCCCGATGGGGAGGGGATAGAGGATACTGACTTTGTGCTGTATGTGAGTGGAGTGACCACAGAGCGCTGTGGACAGGAGAACATTGTTGCCTATGCAGCCTACTGCCAGCTGGAGTCCAAGCTTGACAG GCCCATCGCGGGATACGCCAATCTGTGTCCAAATATGATTTCTACCCAACCTCAGGAGTTTGAAGGCATGCTATCCACTGTCAAACACGAGATTATACATGCCCTG GGTTTTTCAGCAGGGCTCTTCGCTTTTTACCATGACGACAATGGGAAACCACTCACGCCACGTTTCGCCAGCGGATTGCCAGCTTTCAATGAGAG CCTAGGCCTGTATCAGTGGAGTGATAAGGTGATCCGGAGAGCGGCCCGGCTGTGGGACATCCGAGGGGGTCAAATGATCAGACACGACGTCAGTCTCCTGGTCACCCCGCGGGTTGTG GAGGAAGCAAGGAGACATTTCAGCTGTCCCATCCTGGAGGGTATGGAGCTGGAGAACCAGGGAGGGGTGGGCACGGAGCTCAACCACTGGGAGAAACGGTTGTTAGAG AATGAAGCTATGACGGGTTCCCACACACAGAATAGAGTGTTTTCCAGGATAACTTTGGCTATAATGGAAGACACCGG GTGGTACAGAGCCAACTACACCATGGCTGAGAAGCTGGAATGGGGCAAGGGTTTGGGCTGCGACTTCGTGATGAAAAGCTGCAAATTTTGGATTGACCAGCAGAGGCAGAG TAGGCCAACACTGACCCCGTACTGTGACTCTGTGAGGACCACGCCCCTCCAGCTCACCTGCAGGCAGGACCAGCTGGCAGTGGCCGTGTGTAACCTACAGAAATACCCTCAGGCCCTCCCACTGGAGTACCAG TACTTTGACAATATTCCCGGCATACCCGCCGAGGACTTACCCGCGTATGGAGGCGCGGTGGAGATCGCCGATTTCTGCCCTTTCAGTCAAGAGTTCAGCTGGCACCTGAGCGGGGAGTACCAGCGCAGCTCCTACTGCAGGGTGCAGGAGAACCAGCCAG ACTCAGAGAGGAACTACGGTGCTGAGCAGTATGGCCCACAGTCGGTGTGTCTGTACCAGAGGTCAGCCTTTGTCATGGAGCAGTGCACCAGGCGTATGACCTACCCTGACTGGGGCAGTGGATGCTACAGG GTGTCCTGTTCAGCCCAGGGTCTGGTGGTGTGGGTGCTGGACCAGTCCTTCCTGTGTGTGCGAACTGGCCAGTTGCTCAGCGTGAACGTGCGTCTGAACCAGTGGGTGTACAGCGGGGTACTGGTCTGCCCGTCGTGCTCCGACTTCTGCACTGGCTGTCCCCTCCCTCACCAGCTCCCACCAGTCAACACGACCAAGAGCACCCGCATCG ATCCTTGTTCCAGTTCTTCGGGCTTGGTGGTGACGTTGTGGTGTCTGCTATGTAACCTCATTCCGGTCCTGGTTGGctttctcctgtgtgtgaggaACTGA